In a genomic window of Arachnia rubra:
- a CDS encoding MarR family winged helix-turn-helix transcriptional regulator, which translates to MMQAGRERLEADVSVRLGSGIKRVEQVLMAEKARALRDFDLTVPQYATLLALSYVPGQSAAQLARAALVSPQTMATILNNLEAKKLITRDVSSLHARVLVCELTDAGRELAAKADRVARAIEDDLRAAFTPAEFDRFREYLSRAEEHIRSRSA; encoded by the coding sequence ATGATGCAGGCGGGGCGGGAACGACTCGAGGCGGATGTGTCGGTGCGTCTTGGGAGCGGGATCAAGCGGGTCGAGCAAGTTCTCATGGCGGAGAAGGCGCGAGCTCTACGTGACTTCGATCTGACGGTTCCGCAGTACGCCACGCTCCTGGCATTGAGCTATGTTCCTGGGCAGTCGGCCGCGCAGCTGGCCCGTGCGGCGCTGGTTTCGCCTCAGACCATGGCGACGATCCTGAATAATCTTGAGGCCAAGAAGCTGATCACCCGGGATGTCTCCTCGCTGCACGCCAGGGTCCTCGTCTGTGAGCTCACTGATGCGGGCCGGGAACTCGCCGCCAAGGCGGACCGGGTGGCGCGTGCCATCGAGGATGACCTCCGCGCGGCTTTCACACCTGCCGAGTTCGATCGTTTCCGTGAGTATCTTTCCCGCGCTGAGGAGCATATTCGCAGCCGTAGCGCGTAG
- a CDS encoding antibiotic biosynthesis monooxygenase family protein, giving the protein MTFVNITALRIPEGAGPEVERRFAARRRAVDSADGFEGFELLRPQFGEERYFVVTRWASRENYDAWVAARDTSAHTSDERRGMSIELLGFEVVQHDE; this is encoded by the coding sequence ATGACGTTTGTGAACATCACAGCCCTGAGGATTCCCGAGGGTGCGGGACCTGAGGTCGAAAGGCGATTCGCAGCCCGCAGACGGGCCGTCGACTCAGCCGATGGTTTTGAGGGATTCGAACTGCTACGTCCCCAATTCGGCGAGGAGCGCTATTTCGTCGTCACCCGCTGGGCCTCCCGCGAGAACTACGACGCGTGGGTGGCCGCCCGCGACACCAGCGCCCACACATCCGACGAACGCCGCGGGATGTCCATCGAGCTACTGGGCTTCGAGGTCGTCCAGCACGACGAGTGA
- a CDS encoding TetR family transcriptional regulator, with product MAWDTEATKRRILEAATSEFAAHGPDGTTIERIAKAAGVNKERVYNYFGGKRELFSRVLREELAKVAQALPVESFAKEDIGDYAGQVYDYHLEHPELGRLLRWEGLIFDAEEVPDEEQRREHYSYKTAAVLDGQRGKVITGDFDADHIVFLVLSLASWWSSVPQVARMLTGPATEAEHARRRESVVRAARRLAL from the coding sequence ATGGCCTGGGACACTGAGGCGACGAAACGCCGCATCTTGGAGGCGGCCACGAGTGAGTTCGCGGCCCATGGCCCAGACGGCACCACCATCGAGCGGATCGCCAAGGCGGCGGGAGTCAACAAGGAGCGCGTCTACAACTACTTCGGCGGCAAGCGCGAGCTGTTCTCCCGGGTCCTGCGTGAGGAACTCGCCAAGGTGGCGCAGGCCCTGCCCGTCGAATCTTTCGCCAAAGAGGACATCGGCGACTATGCGGGACAGGTCTATGACTACCATCTGGAGCACCCGGAGCTCGGGCGGCTGCTGCGCTGGGAGGGACTCATCTTCGACGCCGAGGAGGTGCCCGACGAGGAACAGCGGCGCGAGCACTACAGCTACAAGACGGCGGCTGTCCTTGATGGCCAGCGGGGGAAGGTGATCACCGGTGACTTTGATGCCGATCACATCGTCTTCTTGGTGTTGTCGCTGGCCAGCTGGTGGTCATCAGTGCCGCAGGTCGCGCGTATGCTGACCGGGCCAGCCACCGAGGCCGAGCATGCCCGGCGCCGGGAGTCGGTGGTGAGGGCTGCCCGCAGGCTTGCCCTGTAG
- a CDS encoding MFS transporter, translating into MTPDPESTPVARTGGDQPGQEETFPASVGGVSVLVITALAVLSQLYAAIPLLVPVGTALGGSATFALSTAYGLCYALGFLLWGPIADRYGRRRVMITGLACLVVTTFGCGLASSLPLLAVLRGAQGLMASSLPPVGLAYLSEAVTPKHRATAIGAMSTAFLVAGIVGQIGAQAVAERFGWSWVFFGSACLLALCMLSIALLVREPGRAPSPGGLGQQFLTIVQLFSRGDVLFLCAAHLTLLLSFVAMYTGLGMHLTALGHDPGTVFALRLAGLPGMFVALAAGPLTRRLGGSTGLTRTGFLVAGLGLVAEALAPESMIGLGLASLVFVTGIALAVPAMIALFGQAAAPRRGSGMAINGFVLFIGASLGPVLATAGLSFTILLLVIALLLGIAAVFVTLSARAAASATAKRPKES; encoded by the coding sequence ATGACGCCGGATCCCGAAAGCACCCCCGTGGCAAGGACGGGAGGAGACCAGCCCGGCCAGGAGGAGACTTTCCCAGCCAGTGTAGGTGGGGTCTCAGTGCTGGTCATCACAGCGTTGGCGGTGTTGTCGCAGCTCTACGCGGCGATCCCGCTACTGGTGCCAGTCGGCACTGCCCTGGGTGGCAGTGCGACGTTCGCGCTCTCCACAGCCTATGGACTGTGCTATGCCCTCGGCTTCCTCCTCTGGGGGCCAATAGCAGACCGGTATGGTCGCAGACGGGTCATGATCACCGGACTGGCCTGCCTGGTGGTCACGACGTTCGGATGCGGACTGGCCAGCTCGCTTCCGCTGCTTGCCGTGCTGCGCGGCGCACAGGGGTTGATGGCCTCCAGCCTTCCCCCCGTCGGGCTGGCCTACCTCAGCGAGGCCGTGACTCCCAAGCACCGAGCGACGGCGATCGGAGCGATGTCCACCGCTTTCCTCGTCGCTGGGATCGTCGGGCAGATAGGGGCGCAGGCTGTGGCTGAGCGGTTCGGATGGAGTTGGGTGTTCTTCGGCAGCGCCTGTCTGCTTGCGCTGTGCATGCTGTCGATCGCCCTGCTGGTGCGTGAGCCTGGCCGCGCGCCGTCTCCCGGTGGGCTCGGCCAGCAGTTCCTCACCATCGTCCAGCTCTTTTCCAGGGGCGATGTGCTGTTCCTGTGCGCCGCGCACCTCACGCTCCTGTTGTCTTTTGTCGCCATGTATACCGGTCTCGGCATGCATCTGACTGCTCTCGGGCACGATCCGGGAACGGTGTTTGCACTGCGACTGGCCGGCCTGCCGGGCATGTTTGTCGCGCTGGCCGCGGGGCCCCTGACCCGCAGACTGGGTGGCAGCACGGGCCTTACACGGACGGGTTTCCTGGTCGCTGGTCTCGGATTGGTCGCAGAGGCCCTGGCTCCAGAATCGATGATCGGCCTAGGGCTCGCCAGCCTGGTCTTCGTGACTGGCATCGCCCTGGCTGTACCGGCCATGATCGCGCTGTTCGGGCAGGCCGCCGCGCCCCGGCGTGGAAGCGGCATGGCTATCAACGGCTTCGTCCTGTTCATCGGTGCCAGCCTTGGTCCGGTCCTGGCCACCGCCGGGCTGAGTTTCACCATCCTGTTGTTGGTCATCGCGCTGCTCCTGGGAATCGCCGCCGTCTTCGTGACGCTGTCCGCCCGCGCTGCGGCGTCAGCAACAGCAAAAAGACCCAAGGAGTCCTAG
- a CDS encoding MmyB family transcriptional regulator produces MLHPPLVGDLELEWSALTWNADPDMQVVAWTAVPGTASYQRLVRLRALTAPKNS; encoded by the coding sequence GTGCTGCATCCCCCGCTGGTCGGGGATCTCGAACTTGAATGGTCGGCGCTGACGTGGAACGCCGACCCGGACATGCAGGTCGTCGCCTGGACCGCGGTCCCTGGGACGGCCTCCTATCAGCGGCTCGTCCGGTTGCGCGCCCTCACCGCTCCCAAGAACTCCTAG
- a CDS encoding zinc-binding dehydrogenase, producing the protein MRATVMYGAGDVRVEDRPAPAIEEDTDAIVRVVRTCICGSDLHPYHSMAASSDGTTMGHEMIGVVEQTGDLVSTVTPGDLVIAPFAFSDNTCDICLDGFQTACPHGGYFSTCQSEVVRVPQADGTLVVAPATEDEAILKSYLALSDVYLTGYHAAFMGKVEPGKSVTVIGDGAVGLSAVLAASRMGADRIILMGRHTDRTDLGRDFGATDVVAERGQEGVEKVRSMTDRQGTHVVLEAVGHMAAYEQSYGVVRSGGVISRVGVPQYEDAPVGFMSLFGRNITLTGGPAPVRAYLEQGLKDVTSGLINPGQLFDVTLPLDEAPKGYELMDSRKALKVMLKP; encoded by the coding sequence ATGCGTGCAACCGTCATGTACGGCGCCGGCGACGTCCGCGTTGAGGATCGTCCCGCCCCAGCCATCGAGGAGGACACCGATGCAATCGTGCGCGTCGTGCGCACCTGTATCTGCGGTTCCGACCTGCACCCTTACCACTCAATGGCGGCCTCCAGCGACGGCACCACCATGGGTCACGAGATGATCGGCGTGGTGGAGCAGACCGGCGACCTGGTCTCCACCGTCACCCCGGGCGACCTGGTGATCGCACCATTCGCCTTCTCCGACAACACCTGCGACATCTGCCTGGACGGCTTCCAGACCGCCTGTCCGCACGGAGGGTATTTCAGCACCTGCCAGTCCGAGGTGGTGCGCGTACCACAGGCCGACGGCACCCTCGTCGTCGCGCCCGCCACCGAGGATGAGGCGATCCTGAAGTCCTATCTGGCGCTGTCCGACGTGTACTTAACCGGCTACCACGCCGCCTTCATGGGCAAGGTGGAGCCGGGCAAGTCGGTGACGGTGATCGGCGACGGCGCAGTGGGGCTGTCCGCGGTGCTGGCCGCCTCCCGGATGGGTGCCGACCGGATCATCCTGATGGGCCGTCACACCGACCGCACCGACCTGGGCCGCGACTTCGGTGCCACCGACGTGGTCGCTGAGCGCGGTCAGGAGGGCGTTGAGAAGGTACGAAGCATGACCGACAGGCAAGGCACCCACGTCGTCCTGGAGGCCGTCGGCCACATGGCCGCCTATGAGCAGTCCTATGGGGTGGTGCGCTCTGGTGGGGTCATCAGCCGGGTCGGGGTCCCGCAGTATGAGGACGCGCCGGTCGGTTTCATGAGCCTCTTCGGCCGCAACATCACCCTGACCGGCGGGCCGGCCCCGGTGCGCGCCTATCTGGAACAGGGATTGAAGGACGTCACCTCCGGCCTGATCAACCCAGGACAGCTGTTCGACGTCACCCTGCCGCTCGACGAGGCCCCCAAGGGTTACGAGCTGATGGACTCCCGCAAAGCCCTGAAGGTGATGCTCAAGCCCTGA
- a CDS encoding NADP-dependent oxidoreductase, whose product MHAIGFDTYGAPQVLHPVNLPDPTPGAGEVLVRVAAAGVAPVDAMARSGLLAALYERQQPPFVPGMEIAGTVEVLGIGVSDGELSAGTPVAAFVDFKGAHGGYSELLALPAESVVRAPAGLSMPEAATTVLNPLTARNALDALDLPAGATLLVTGAAGAVGGYLVQLAAHAGLRVVAQASAGNEKLVRDLGAAWFVPRDADLAQAVKAQLPDGVDAVVDTANIGVAVADAVRDGGQYAALRPSTDETGRGIAVKGLNVRQRATDHAAIAALRDLFDQGVLTARLGEVVPARDAARAHELLETGGLRGRIALDLTAF is encoded by the coding sequence ATGCATGCCATCGGTTTCGACACTTATGGGGCTCCCCAGGTGCTCCACCCCGTCAACCTCCCGGACCCCACACCGGGCGCCGGCGAGGTACTGGTCCGCGTCGCGGCCGCGGGAGTCGCCCCCGTCGACGCGATGGCCCGCTCCGGCCTGCTCGCGGCTCTGTACGAGAGACAGCAGCCGCCCTTCGTCCCCGGGATGGAGATCGCCGGGACGGTGGAGGTGCTCGGGATTGGGGTCAGCGACGGTGAGCTTTCCGCGGGTACCCCCGTGGCCGCCTTCGTCGACTTCAAGGGCGCGCATGGCGGCTACAGCGAGCTGCTCGCACTGCCGGCGGAGTCGGTGGTGCGCGCCCCCGCCGGGCTGTCGATGCCCGAGGCGGCCACCACTGTGCTCAATCCCCTGACCGCCCGCAATGCCTTGGATGCGCTGGACCTGCCGGCCGGGGCGACGCTGCTGGTGACCGGTGCCGCTGGTGCGGTCGGCGGGTATCTCGTCCAGCTGGCCGCGCATGCGGGCCTGCGGGTCGTGGCCCAAGCCAGTGCCGGGAACGAGAAGCTGGTGCGCGACCTCGGCGCGGCGTGGTTCGTGCCGCGTGACGCAGACCTGGCACAGGCCGTCAAGGCACAGCTGCCGGATGGCGTCGATGCTGTGGTGGACACCGCGAACATCGGGGTTGCGGTCGCTGATGCGGTCCGTGACGGCGGCCAGTACGCGGCGCTTCGCCCCTCGACGGACGAGACCGGCCGCGGCATCGCGGTCAAGGGCCTCAATGTGCGCCAGCGTGCCACCGACCACGCCGCGATCGCGGCCCTGCGCGACCTTTTCGACCAGGGGGTGCTGACCGCGCGGCTCGGTGAGGTCGTCCCAGCCCGCGACGCTGCCCGCGCCCACGAGCTGCTGGAGACCGGTGGGTTGCGAGGCCGCATCGCCCTGGACCTGACAGCTTTCTAA
- a CDS encoding aldo/keto reductase: MHARSLGQGLQVSAIGLGCMGMSQSYGPNPGSRDDMIAVLRDAVDEGVTFFDTAEVYGPYVNEELVGQALEPLRDAVIIATKFGWDIRDGSIVGLDSRPEQIRRVAEESLRRLRTDVIDLFYQHRVDPSVPIEEVAGTVGDLVAEGKVRHFGLSEASAKTIRRAHEVFPVTAVQSEYSLWTRDPEAEVLPTLAELGIGFVPFSPLGKGFLTGTIDTSTAFSDGDIRTRVPRFNEENLSANQVLVEQVRALAAAKDVTPGQVALAWLLAQHPWVVPIPGTRRVSRIRENMAATQVALSADEVADLNGLAERIGIRGDRYNPEHMAFLDR, translated from the coding sequence ATGCACGCTCGTTCTCTCGGCCAGGGACTCCAGGTCTCGGCGATCGGCCTCGGCTGCATGGGGATGTCGCAGAGCTACGGACCGAACCCCGGCAGCCGCGACGACATGATCGCCGTGCTGCGTGACGCCGTCGACGAGGGCGTCACGTTCTTCGACACCGCCGAGGTCTACGGCCCCTACGTCAACGAGGAGCTCGTCGGCCAGGCCCTTGAACCGCTGCGCGACGCGGTCATCATCGCGACCAAGTTCGGCTGGGACATCCGCGACGGATCAATAGTGGGCCTTGACAGCCGCCCGGAGCAGATCCGGCGCGTCGCGGAGGAGTCACTGCGACGGCTGCGCACTGACGTCATCGACCTGTTCTATCAACACCGGGTCGATCCCAGCGTGCCGATCGAGGAGGTGGCGGGCACCGTCGGTGACCTCGTGGCGGAAGGCAAGGTGCGTCACTTCGGGCTGTCCGAGGCCTCCGCGAAAACCATCCGCCGCGCCCACGAGGTGTTCCCCGTGACCGCGGTGCAGAGCGAGTACTCGCTGTGGACGCGCGACCCGGAGGCGGAGGTCCTGCCGACGCTGGCGGAGCTCGGGATCGGGTTCGTGCCGTTCAGCCCGCTCGGCAAGGGTTTCCTGACTGGGACCATCGACACCTCCACCGCCTTCTCCGACGGGGACATCCGCACCCGCGTGCCCCGGTTCAACGAGGAGAACCTCTCCGCGAACCAGGTTCTCGTCGAGCAGGTGCGCGCGCTAGCCGCGGCGAAGGACGTGACGCCGGGTCAGGTGGCCCTAGCGTGGCTGCTAGCCCAGCACCCGTGGGTCGTCCCGATCCCCGGCACCCGCCGGGTATCACGGATCCGGGAGAATATGGCCGCCACGCAGGTGGCGCTGTCAGCCGACGAGGTGGCTGATCTCAACGGCCTAGCTGAGCGCATCGGGATCCGGGGCGACCGCTACAACCCCGAGCACATGGCCTTCCTCGACCGCTGA
- a CDS encoding low temperature requirement protein A, with translation MWWGYFLFGPTTLQSVLEESENRIELIRPVLSYGHLALAAGIVAIAAGIGQAVADPGEPLQVDNAILLFGGTMLYLVTFAFTRWRLFQTLAVPRLSAAAAVLILFFLSTQVAAIYSVALLAVALIILNMVESVVLPRTLRKPGTAG, from the coding sequence CTGTGGTGGGGCTATTTCCTCTTCGGTCCCACCACCCTCCAGAGCGTCCTGGAGGAGAGCGAGAACCGCATCGAGCTGATCAGGCCGGTGCTGTCGTACGGGCACCTGGCGCTCGCCGCCGGGATCGTCGCCATCGCTGCGGGCATCGGCCAGGCTGTTGCCGATCCCGGGGAGCCGCTGCAGGTGGACAACGCGATCCTGCTGTTCGGCGGCACGATGCTTTACCTGGTCACTTTCGCCTTCACCCGGTGGCGGCTCTTCCAGACCCTCGCGGTGCCGCGGCTGTCAGCGGCGGCTGCGGTCCTGATCCTGTTCTTCCTGTCGACGCAGGTCGCGGCGATCTACTCGGTCGCCCTGCTGGCTGTCGCGCTGATCATCTTGAACATGGTCGAGAGCGTGGTGCTGCCCCGCACCCTCCGGAAGCCCGGGACCGCAGGGTAG
- a CDS encoding MFS transporter codes for MDTRPARGALAAVLLGYFVVMLDTTIVNVALPRIGADLGAQVAELQWVADAYTIVFAALLLGAGSACDRMGARRVYVAGLLLFAVLSAGCALAPSIGVLIAARAVQGVGAAAIVPGSLALITETHSGPGERSRTIGLWGGAGGIAAAVGPVLGGMLVETAGWRAVFWVNLPVIAVTCHLALSRLPAASTTLPRGPVDHAGQILAIAGLGTLAAGIITAGEEGLRPAQALLLVAGVLLLAGFALVEKHHPAPMLPLSLFTTAGFGLPVLAGFALNLGFFGQLFVLSLFFQQHLGYPPWLAGLALAPQACSAVVAAPLGGRAAARIGPSIAMLLGLAAGAAGFASLALVDERTPYPAVAVLTFIAGCGVAFAVPAATSAAITGAPAAFAGLAGGASNAARQTGSVLGVALLGALVAGRDFLSGFHLAALVAAGVLATAGAFTSVLILHKS; via the coding sequence ATGGACACAAGACCAGCCCGGGGAGCTCTGGCAGCGGTGCTGCTGGGGTATTTCGTCGTCATGCTGGACACGACGATCGTCAATGTCGCGCTGCCGCGGATCGGAGCCGATCTTGGCGCCCAGGTGGCGGAGCTGCAGTGGGTAGCCGACGCCTATACGATCGTATTTGCAGCTTTGCTGCTGGGCGCGGGCTCGGCATGCGATCGTATGGGAGCGCGCAGGGTCTACGTCGCTGGGTTGCTGCTGTTCGCGGTCTTGTCGGCCGGATGCGCGCTGGCTCCCTCAATCGGGGTGCTCATCGCCGCGCGAGCGGTGCAGGGCGTCGGCGCCGCGGCGATCGTGCCTGGGTCGCTGGCGCTCATCACCGAGACCCATTCCGGCCCCGGTGAAAGATCCAGGACCATCGGACTCTGGGGCGGCGCCGGTGGGATTGCGGCGGCCGTCGGTCCGGTGCTGGGCGGGATGCTGGTGGAGACAGCGGGCTGGCGAGCGGTGTTCTGGGTGAACCTGCCGGTGATTGCCGTCACCTGTCATCTTGCTCTTAGTAGGCTCCCTGCCGCCTCGACAACTCTCCCCCGCGGCCCGGTGGATCACGCTGGGCAGATATTAGCGATAGCAGGGTTGGGGACGCTGGCTGCCGGGATCATCACCGCCGGTGAGGAAGGCCTGCGACCCGCTCAGGCGCTGCTGCTCGTCGCCGGGGTGCTGCTCCTGGCCGGTTTTGCGCTCGTCGAGAAACACCACCCGGCCCCGATGCTGCCGTTGAGCCTGTTCACCACCGCTGGCTTCGGGCTGCCTGTGCTGGCCGGGTTCGCGCTGAACCTGGGGTTCTTCGGGCAGCTCTTCGTGCTCTCGCTGTTCTTCCAGCAGCACCTCGGCTACCCACCCTGGCTGGCGGGACTGGCCCTGGCGCCGCAGGCATGCAGCGCGGTGGTCGCGGCGCCCCTTGGCGGAAGGGCCGCGGCTAGGATCGGTCCGTCCATCGCTATGCTCCTGGGCCTGGCAGCGGGGGCGGCCGGGTTCGCGTCCCTGGCCTTGGTGGATGAGCGGACACCCTATCCGGCAGTCGCTGTCCTGACGTTCATTGCCGGATGCGGGGTGGCTTTCGCAGTGCCCGCGGCGACCTCCGCAGCCATCACCGGGGCCCCGGCCGCCTTCGCAGGTCTGGCCGGAGGGGCATCCAACGCCGCCAGGCAAACCGGCAGCGTCCTAGGGGTTGCTCTCCTGGGTGCGCTGGTGGCTGGGCGCGATTTTCTGTCCGGGTTCCATCTGGCTGCCCTGGTCGCGGCCGGGGTCTTGGCCACCGCCGGCGCATTCACATCGGTGCTCATACTTCACAAGAGCTGA
- a CDS encoding glycerophosphodiester phosphodiesterase family protein, with product MTVNQNAQPSEATGTVDVQVMGFDGVASETQIAPTAQGVTVDELLARKNGFMIAHRGGSADWPEMSLLAYNESANRGIPALEFSFSLTSDGVPVGVHNENLKGVDPSAPDTPVTQMTWEQVRQYKTKGQPFIRLQDLIAAYGSDHVLFVDPKRSAQASDTYLPWLDPQHTILKYSADATWLADIWRAAGFKTWGFFYAESDALKSEAKEQATHWDLIGVTWEAQESTWETAKGYGRPIIGHICPSQDAINKCMSLGAVGVMCSKIDGMTLP from the coding sequence GTGACAGTCAACCAGAATGCACAGCCCTCCGAGGCTACCGGCACTGTGGATGTCCAGGTGATGGGCTTTGACGGGGTAGCCAGCGAAACCCAGATTGCACCGACAGCCCAAGGCGTGACCGTCGATGAGCTGCTGGCGCGGAAGAACGGCTTCATGATCGCCCACCGAGGCGGCTCAGCCGACTGGCCGGAGATGAGCCTGCTGGCCTATAACGAGTCAGCCAACCGGGGCATACCCGCGCTGGAGTTCAGCTTCTCCCTGACCTCCGACGGCGTACCCGTGGGTGTGCACAACGAAAACCTGAAGGGTGTCGACCCGTCGGCCCCCGACACTCCCGTCACCCAGATGACCTGGGAGCAGGTGCGCCAGTACAAGACGAAGGGCCAGCCGTTCATCCGGCTGCAGGACCTGATCGCCGCCTATGGCTCAGATCACGTGCTGTTCGTCGACCCGAAGCGTAGCGCCCAAGCCTCCGACACCTATCTGCCCTGGCTCGATCCCCAGCACACCATCCTGAAGTACTCCGCTGATGCCACATGGCTGGCAGATATCTGGCGCGCAGCCGGCTTCAAGACCTGGGGTTTCTTCTACGCAGAAAGCGATGCCCTCAAAAGCGAGGCCAAGGAACAGGCCACGCACTGGGACCTGATCGGGGTGACGTGGGAGGCCCAGGAATCCACGTGGGAGACCGCCAAAGGCTATGGGCGTCCCATCATCGGGCACATCTGCCCTAGCCAGGACGCGATCAACAAATGCATGTCATTGGGTGCCGTGGGGGTCATGTGCTCCAAGATCGACGGAATGACCCTGCCGTGA
- a CDS encoding GNAT family N-acetyltransferase encodes MRGHDDLTATDLASLAALFDTEYRASFGPWTPERPYGYAGHDVHILARRGSRIVGHAGFQRRRIAIGAGKLTIAGVGGVLVAPEVRGTGLGTQLVDAAAAAMRSRTGIDAGYLGCREDVVPFYESCGWRRIAAPERHIDRLSGEVVEKPPGPPLLILPITLALEDWPSGMIDLRGRPW; translated from the coding sequence ATGCGTGGACACGACGACCTGACCGCCACCGACCTGGCGAGTCTCGCTGCCCTTTTCGACACTGAATATCGCGCATCCTTCGGCCCCTGGACCCCGGAGCGTCCCTACGGCTATGCCGGGCACGACGTGCACATCCTGGCTCGCCGGGGCAGTCGAATCGTCGGACATGCCGGTTTCCAGCGGCGACGGATCGCCATCGGGGCTGGGAAACTGACGATCGCAGGTGTTGGGGGCGTGCTCGTCGCCCCTGAGGTCCGTGGCACCGGGCTCGGGACCCAGCTGGTGGACGCAGCCGCCGCGGCGATGCGGAGCCGGACAGGCATTGACGCCGGCTACCTGGGGTGCCGGGAGGATGTCGTCCCCTTCTACGAGTCCTGCGGCTGGCGGCGCATCGCCGCACCCGAGCGTCACATCGACCGGCTGAGTGGGGAGGTTGTCGAGAAGCCACCGGGACCGCCGCTGCTGATCCTCCCCATCACACTGGCCCTTGAGGACTGGCCCAGCGGGATGATCGACCTGCGCGGCCGCCCCTGGTAG
- a CDS encoding sensor histidine kinase gives MAEHLLIVALVTLAVGLVCAALTSTVARRSVRWASLLSPLAVVVTIGTGLLVGVRLMLIESVGVPLLLLAATAPAALLTGVFVSLRSQRMIARASTALEQERRQREVEQGRRELITWMSHDLRTPLAGIRAMAEALEDGIAPDPAAYHRSIIAETRRIAGMVDDVLALAGLQSGSLELGSETIAISDLVSDLVGSLAPLAAQRSVNLTGTAECGPSDVVGDPGLLSRALQNVVGNAIAYTRPGTDVTVTVSADADTVRVEVGDGCGGLSDEELTKVFEAGWRGDQARTPDGISGSGLGLPIVRTIVAAHAGTAEIRNRPPGCVVTIELPRTASG, from the coding sequence ATGGCTGAGCATTTGCTGATAGTCGCTCTAGTGACTCTGGCGGTGGGGCTGGTGTGTGCGGCGCTGACCTCCACGGTTGCAAGACGTTCCGTGCGCTGGGCGTCGCTGCTGAGCCCTCTCGCGGTGGTGGTGACCATCGGGACCGGCCTACTGGTCGGGGTGCGGCTCATGTTGATCGAGTCCGTGGGGGTTCCGCTGCTGTTGCTGGCAGCCACCGCCCCGGCCGCGTTGCTGACTGGCGTGTTTGTGTCGCTGCGCAGCCAGCGGATGATCGCCCGTGCATCAACTGCCCTGGAGCAGGAACGCCGTCAGCGCGAGGTGGAGCAAGGCAGACGGGAGCTGATCACCTGGATGTCGCACGACCTGCGCACCCCGCTGGCCGGTATCCGCGCCATGGCGGAGGCCTTGGAGGACGGGATCGCACCGGATCCGGCCGCCTACCACCGCAGCATCATCGCCGAGACGAGACGCATCGCAGGCATGGTCGATGACGTGCTGGCACTCGCCGGGCTCCAGAGCGGGTCCCTGGAACTCGGCTCCGAGACCATCGCCATCAGCGACCTGGTCTCCGACCTCGTCGGGAGCCTCGCCCCACTGGCTGCGCAGCGCAGTGTGAACCTGACCGGGACGGCCGAGTGCGGGCCGAGTGACGTCGTCGGCGACCCCGGACTGCTGTCCAGGGCGCTGCAGAACGTCGTCGGCAACGCCATCGCCTACACGCGGCCGGGCACCGACGTGACTGTCACCGTCTCAGCCGATGCGGACACCGTGCGGGTGGAGGTCGGTGACGGCTGTGGCGGGCTCAGCGACGAGGAGCTTACGAAAGTCTTCGAGGCAGGCTGGCGTGGTGACCAAGCCCGCACCCCTGACGGGATCTCCGGTAGCGGACTCGGCCTGCCCATCGTCCGCACCATCGTCGCCGCTCACGCCGGGACCGCCGAGATCCGGAACAGGCCACCCGGTTGTGTCGTGACCATCGAACTGCCGAGGACGGCAAGTGGATAG